A segment of the Catenuloplanes nepalensis genome:
GCGATCGCCGCCCAGCTCATCGGCGTCACCAGCGGCGGCACGCCGTGCGACACCGCGAAGACCTGCCTGGCACTCGCCGCGGCCGGCACCGACCTGGTGTATCGCGGTGTCTCGATGCGCACCGGCGGCTTCACCGACCTCGGCGAGCCGTCCGTGGCCAGCTTCGCCACGCTCCACTTCGACGACCAGGACCAGCTGGACGACGGAAAGATGGAGTTCGTCAACGCCGGGGACGAGGCGCAGGCCTCGACGAAGTCGGCACCGCCCGGTGCGCGCCCGTCCGGCGCGGCCGCGTCCGGCGCGCCACTGAAGATCGGCGGCCTGCTGCCGAAGACCGGTGACCTGAAGCTCGCCTACCCGCCGATGGCGGCCGGTGCGGCGCTGGCGATCCGCGAGGTCAACGCGGCCGGCGGCGTGCTCGGCGAGGACGTGGCCTTCGTCGAGGGCGACGACGGCACCGACCCGGAGGTCGCCAAGGCGACCGTCGCCTCGCACATCGCGGCCGGCGTGCACGTGATCCTGGGAGCGGGCGCATCCGGCGTCTCCACCGCCGTGCTGCCGCAGGTCAAGGCGGCCGGGCTGATCCTCTTCTCGCCGTGCAACACGGCGGCGAGCCTGAGCGGCGCGGACGACGACGGGCTGTACTTCCGGACCGCACCGCCGGACGTCATGCAGGGCGCCGCGCTCGGCGACGTGATCCTGCGGGACGGGCCCGAGCGGATCGCGATCGTGGCGCGCGACGACGAGTACGGCAGCGGCCTCGAGGAGAACCTGCGGGCCGCGCTGGACCGCTCCGGCGTCTCGGCGGAGAACATGCTGGCGCTGACGTACGACCACGAGGCCGAGACGATCGACTTCGCCGGCGGGGCCGAAGAGGTCAAGAAGTTCAAACCGGACGCGCTGGTACTGATCGGCTTCGCCGAGTCCGCCGACGTGATCAAGGCGCTACTCTCCGCCGGCGTCGAGTTCAAACACTGACCGTTGAGCCAGGGCGGGCCTGGCACATTTCCGGGATGTCCCTTCGCGGCGCGACCTCGTAAGTTTCATCTCAGCAACCGCGAGGTGCAGCGAACTTGAGTAGCCGCGAAGGGATATCACGGACATGAGCAGCGACTTCACCGCCGACGACACCACCATCCCGGCCGACACCACCGACGAGGGCCTCGGGCTGAACGACTCCGGCCTGAACGAGACCGGCCTCGACGACCCGGCCGCCGCCGCTCCGATCGACACCGACACCGACACCGACACCGACCTCGCGGACGACGAGGGCGTGCTGATGGTCGAGCAGACGCTGGACGGCGCCACGAACGTCTACATGGACAGCGACGGCGACGGCTTCGCCGACCTGGTCGTGTCGGACCTCGACAGCGACGGCGTCGCGGACGTCATCTCCGCGGACAGCGACGCCGACGGCCGGATCGACACCGCGCTCTACGACATCGACGGCGACGGCGTGATCGACGCGGGCGTCCAGGACACCAACGCGGACGGCGTCGCGGACGTCTTCATGAGCGACACCAACGCCGACGGCTCGCCCGACGTGGTCGAGGTCGACGAGGACTACGACGGCACCGTCGACTACACGGTCCGCGACACCGACTTCGACGGCAACGCCGACGAGGTCGTGATCCCGGTCGCGCCGAACACCCCGGTCAACCCGTACGCGGCCGGCTGAACCCGGACCACCGCACGAAGACTGGCGGGCGCCGACGCTGGGTAGTAGACGGCCCGCGTGGATTTATCGGCACGCGGGTCGCGCGAGACGCGCGATCGGCCCTACGGTGAACCAGCGCTGCACCACGATTCAGCGCCCCCTCGAACGCCTTCGGGAAGGATGCCCGCCATGACCGAGCCGCAAGAGACCGTCGAGACGCGCGGCGACGACCGGGTCGACCTGCTCGCCGCCGACACCGACGGCGACGGCCGGCCCGACGTCTGGGTGGCCGACACCGACGGGGACGGCAAGGCCGACCTCTTCCAGTTCGACACCGACCACGACGGCAAGGTCGACATCACCATGGTCGACCTCGACGAGGACGGCACGCCGGACACCGTCGTCGACGGCGACGGCGGCCACCCGCCGACTGTGTAGCTGGTCGTCACTCCGCTCCTCCGGGCACGGGCCCTCTCGGGCCCGTGCGCGGCGGTCGCTTCACGGTCGTCTCACGGCGACTACTCAAGATCCAGGCGTCCTGTCGGACGGCCTGGATCTTTTGTTGTCAGCGTCCGCCGAGGGCGGAGATGGCCGCCCAGACGATCATCATGAGCATGCCGACCGCGCCGGCCGCGGTGAAGACGCCGCGGACGGTGCCGCCGCGTTCCTCCGGCGCCCTCGCCTCCGGGTGGCCCAGCCGCTTCAGCCGCGCCCGCTGTGCGCGCACCTCCCGCTTCCAGCGCATCACGTCCGCGGTCTCGCCCCCGCCCGGAGGGCCGAGCGAACCGTCGCCAGTCCGGCCGAGCGAGTCGTCGCCGTTCGCCCGGCTGAGTGACACCGCCAGGTGAGCCTGTGCTTGCTGCAGGCGGCGCACCACGCGTCGTCCCCGGATGCCGGCCCGGCCGAAGGCGTAGCCGCGCGCGGCCGCCCGCCGTGTGCCGGAGCCGAGCGCGCGCAGCTCCGCCTCGGTGGCGATCTCCGGGTCGCCCAGATCGGCCAGCAGCGACACGTAGTAGTCGGCCTCGCGGCCGTGGGCGGCGCGCACCACGTACGCGATCAGCAGCAGCGGTGGGATGCCCTTGATCACCAGGATCAGCAGCACGCCGAGCGCGCCCTCCACCGGCCCGTCCAGAAGTATCGGCGTGTTCCACAGGAAGTGGCAGGCCCAGGAGCCGGCGAACGCGAGCAGCGCGATGCCGGCCCGGCGCGTCAGCCGCCGGTCCGTGCGCACCACCAGATAGCCGACGCCGACGCCGGCGAGCGCGCCGAACAGCGTGTGGCTCCACAGCCCGGCCAGGAAGCCGCGCAGGAAGAACGTGATCACGACCGGCGAGACACGGTCGCCCTGGCCCTCCACCGCGACCGCGTTGACCGCGAAGACCACGTCCTCCGCGACCTGGAAGCCGAGCCCGACCATCGCGCCGTAGACCGCGCCGTCCAGCGGGCTGTTCACCTGCGCGGCCGCGACCAGCACGATCGCGAAGACGCCGAGCACCTTGACGGTCTCCTCGACGGTCGGTCCCGCGATCGCGGCACCCCAGTCCGCGGCGAACTCCGGCGAGACCAGCTTGGCCAGCACGTTGTGCAGCGCGCCGGCACCGGGGATCGCGACCGAGGTCGCCACCAGCGCGCCCCAGGCGAACGCGGTGGCCAGCAGCGTGGGCGGTTCACGTTCCAGGAAGTCCAGACCACCCACGAAGATCCAGAAAGGTACGGCGTAGAGCGCGAACAGCACGACCGCGACCACGGTGGCGACCGGGTAGATCGTGACCGACTCGCGCAGGAACACGGCCATCCGCACCGCGCCGACCGCCAGCAGCAGCGCGAGCACCCAGAACGCGGGCATCAGCAGCGCGCCCCGGCTCAGCGCGCCCTCCGGTGTCGGCAGGACCTCGTTGGCGCCGCTCACTCCGCACCCCGGACGGTTATGGATCTTGTGGAGGTGTCGATGACGGCACGCGCGGCGGACAACTGCGGATCGGTGCCGCTGACCGTGACCTCGATGGAGCGTTCGCCGGCCAGGAAGACCGCGTACCGGCCGCCGCGGCCCGGTGCGCTGTAGCCGCCGGCCAGCCCGAGCAACTGCCCGTCCGCGGTGGCGATGCTGGCCTCCCGCCCGACCACCTGGTAACCCCGGTTGGCGGCGATCTTGCGGCGCAGCTTGTCGGCCGCGTCCGGCAGACCGCCGTCGAAGGGCTGGACCACCACCGCGTACCGAATCGGGCCGACCAGGAAGAGCACGGTGCCGCGGTCGTCGGACGGGCGGGTCTTCGTCACGTCCAGCAGTGCGCCGGGCGGCGGGATCACGGTGACGCCGCCGCCCACGTGGTAGGGCACGTCGTCCGGAAGGGCCTGTGTGGAGTCGAGAGACCGGTCCAGCGCGGGCAGGCCGAAGGCGAGCAGCCCGAGCACGAGCACGATGGCGCCGCTGCCGAGCCCGTTCCGCAGCAGCCGACGCCACATTCCCACATATAGACGCTAACGGTTGTGGTGACGATTCGTGGCCTCCTTCTCACGGATCGTCCGAGTGGTCGACGCGCGTTCAGCCGTCCAGGGTCAGCGTGGCGAGGTAATAGGGCCGATCCACGTCGTCCACATCGGTGATCCGCCAGCGTGTCCCCTCGACGAGCCCACGCAGCTCGTCCACGGAACAGACCAGGTAGTCGAACCAGTCCGTGGCGAGCTCCCGGTAGCGCAGCCGCAGCCGCAGCTGCCCGCCGAGCCGCCCCCGCGACCGGTTGAGCTCGTGATAGCCGACGTGCACCGGATCCGTGGTGCCGTACGGGTCGGTGCCGTGCGCGATCAACCGGGCGCCGGGCGCGGCCATCTCGGCCAGCGCCGCCAGGAAGCCGGCCGCGCGGTGATGACCCTCCAGCAGCCCGAGATTGTTGCCGAGCAGCAGGAACGTGTCGTAGCGGCGCCCGTCGCGGGCATGCTCGTCGACCGAGGCCAGCACGGTGTCGCGCAGGCCGCGCCGCCGGCAGACCGCGATAGCGCCGGGCGAGACGTCCAGCCCGGTCACGTCCACACCCGACTCCTGCAGCGCCAGCGCGATCCGGCCGCCGCCGGTGCCGATGTCCAGCACCCGGCCCCGGGCGAGCGCGATCGCGCGATGGTCGTGCGGCTGCCACTCGTCCGGCCCGGCCAGGTACTGATCCGCGGGCGCGCCGTTGATCAGGCCGTCCTCGCGTTCGATGATCTCGATGACCGGGCGCGGCACCCGGCCGCCGGCCAGCGGGCGGGGCCCGATGCCGGTGCGTATCGCGTAGGCGTCCCGGAGCAGCTCGCCGAAGACGTCACCGACGCGCGGGCGGGGAACGGGTTGTAGATTGTCCACGCCTCGAAGCCTGTCAGATCGCGGACACCGTTTCCGCCCGCCGCGCGTTGAGCCGTTCGTCGCCCGATCGCGTATATAAGGTCGACACGGCCCACAGGCAGAGCGAAGGCGGAGGAGCACACGGATGACCGTGATTCCCTCCGCCCTGGCACTACCGGCGGGTCATGAAGAGCGGTCCGTCAGTCACCCTGACGCTGCGCGGGGATCTGCCCCTGCAGCAGGGCGCGAACCTCAGACTCACGGTAGCGACGGTGGCCGCCCAGCGTGCGTATTGCGCTGAGCTTGCCCGCCTTCGCCCACCGAGTCACGGTCTTCGGGTCGACACGGAACATCGACGCGACCTCGGCCGGCGTGAGTAGCGGCTCTGGTTCGTGCGTACGCGATGCCATCGGTCACTCCTCCACAGGTACCTAAAGACATCGGCCGGGGTCCCGCCGGCCGACGCGTCTTTCATGGTCCGGCTAGTCCCCGATGTCCGACATGGGCCGAACGGACTAACGTCCCTGGATGGACGGATGAGCCATGACCGATTTATTGCGATTTTCTACGCCAGATACCTACTTAATTGGACGCTTAGTCACGCTTCGTATCTGACCAAGTACGAGCCTAGCCCATCATGGGAGCGCGTCCACGGTCCGATTCGACCCGCAATGTGCGCCATTTGCATGACAAATCGAGCAGAGGGCGAGCAATCGAGGACGGTCACCACAACAGGACGGCCACGGTAGGCGAATGGTTACGCCCCGCGGCCGTCGTGATGATCGCTCTCAGTTACATCGCTCCAGGAGCTGAACGGCGCGCCAGCGCGCGACGAGCTTCTCGTACGCCTCGGTCGCGCCCTCCGCGTCACCGTTCGCGAGCCCGGCCAGGCCCGTGGCGACGAGCGCCGGCGAGTCGTCCGCCTCCAGCTCGTCGTCCGGCAGCAGATCCACCAGGCCGGCGTAGTCCAGCTCCACCACCGAGCGCGGGTGGAACTCCTCCAGCCAGCGCGCGCCCTCCTCCACCGCCTCGGTGATCGGCGCATCCCCGACGCTCTTGCGCAGCACCGAGACGCCCCGGTGGGCGCGGCGGCGGGCCTTCGAGATCTCGGTGCGGAAGCGCAGGCTCCGGCGGTTGCCCGGCCCGGTCACCAACTCCCGCTCGGACTGGTCCACGAACACGAACCAGCGCAGCGGTACGCCCCAGGTGGAGGCCTGCTCGTGCACGCGCGGCACGCCCTCCTCCAGCACGCGGGCGCCGGTGCGCGCGTCATCCACCACGGCCTTGGCCTGACCGGCCAGGATCGGCGGCACGAACGCGTCGGCGAGCACGGACGGCACGCCGTCGCGGGCGGAGAGCGCGGCCTCGGCGACCCGGAGCTTGAGGTTCCACGGGCAGACCAGGATCGTGTCGGCGTCCTCCAGCACGTACGCCTCGTCCGGCAGGTCGGGCAGGCGGGTCCAGCCGGCGCCGAGCGCGGAGAGCACCGCGGTGCGCTGCCGCCCGGGGCCGTCGACGGTCGTGATCGCCCGGCCCTCCCGCGCGTACCGCCGCCAGAACAGCTGACGTTCCCGGTCGAAAGCGGTCAAGGGCTCGTAGACCCGCAGGTACGACGCGAACAGTGACGACACGGCCCGATCCTTCCACGCCGCGGTGAAGGGCTCGCCCACAGCATCTCCGATCACGGTACTTATCGCCCACTCCAACGCCGAAGTCCTAGGGTTCTTGAGTGGGCGCCGACAATCCGCCCCGCCACATGCCCCACAAGGGCCCGAAGCAACGCCAGAGGAGCAGACATGTCCTTCTTCGCCAACGTCGACGACCAGGGACTGACCGGCCACGAGCAGGTCGTCTTCTACCAGGACAGGCAGTCCGGGCTCAAGGCCGTCATCGGCATCTACTCGACCGCGCTGGGCCCCGCGCTCGGCGGCACCCGCTTCTTCCCCTATCCGGACGAGGAGTCCGCGGTCGAGGATGTGCTCAACCTCTCACGGGCGATGGCGTACAAGAACGCGCTCGCCGGTCTGGACCTCGGCGGTGGCAAGGCCGTCATCTGGGGCGACCCGGAGCAGTTGAAGAGCGAGGCGCTGCTTCGCGCGTACGGCCGGTTCATCGAGTCGCTGAGCGGTCGCTACTACACGGCGTGCGACGTCGGGACCTACGTGCCGGACATGGACGTGATCGCACGCGAGACGCGGTACGTGACCGGGCGCAGCGTCGAGCACGGCGGCGCGGGCGACTCGTCCGTCCTCACCGCGTGGGGCGTCTTCCAGGGCATGCGCGCGGCGGCCGAGCACGTCTGGGGCAGCCCGTCGCTGTCCGGGCGCCGGATCGGGGTCGCCGGGCTCGGGAAGGTCGGCAAGTATCTCGTCGGGCATCTGATCGAGGACGGCGCGTCGGTGGTCGCCACGGACGTCAGCGAGGCCTCCCGGGCGTGGGCGCGGTCCACGTACCCGCAGATCGACCTGGTCGACGACACGGACGCGCTGATCACGTCCGACATCGACGTCTACGCGCCGTGCGCGCTGGGCGGCGCGCTGAACGACGACTCGGTGCCGCGGCTGCGCGCGAAGGTGGTGGTCGGCGCCGCGAACAACCAGCTGGCCCACCCGGGCGTGGAGAAGCTGCTGGAGGAGCGCGGCATCCTGTACGCACCGGACTACCTCGTGAACGCGGGCGGCGTGATCCAGGTCGCGGACGAGATCGAGGGCTTCAACTTCGAGCGCGCGAAGCTCCGGGCGAGCAGGATCTACGACACCACGAAGAAGATCCTCCGGCTCGCGGAGTCGGACGGCGTGCCGCCGGCGGTGGCCGCGGACCGGCTGGCCGAGCGCAGAATGGCCGAAGTCGGGCGGCTTCGGGGGATTCTTCTGCCGCGCCGGGCCTTTTAGCGACGCGCGAGGGGCAACGTGCGCTACCCGAGGTGCCGAACGTCGCCTCGCCCATGTACCGTAAGAGCCACGAGAGATGCCTGACGTCATCGGGGCCCGCCTTCGGGCTGCCCCGAATTCTGTGCGAGGGGGTCGAGCCATGGGGCGCGGCCGAGCCAAGGCCAAGCAGACGAAGGTGGCGCGGGAGTTGAAGTATCACTCCCCGAACACCGACCTCGCCGCCTTGCAGCGGGAGCTTACCGGCGGTTCGAGGTCGGAACACGACTTCGACGACGAGCACAATGAACGCCTCGACGATGACGACGAGGACGACACCGTCGACGACGACACGGATTCGTGGTCGTCGCCGCGGCGCCGCTCCTGACTGCTGGCAATCTGAGCACGCGGCCCCCCGCGTGCTCACGCATGTCCGCATCGCCTGAGGATGTTCCACACCCCCTCGCGGCGATGCTGTCTGCGCTTGTTCAGCAGCAGTCGACGTCATCGTCAAGGTGCGCATAACGACGAGACCGGCGGATCATCGCAGGACACTGCGACGATCCGCCGGTCTCGCGTGCTCGGTCAACGGGGAGGGCGATTGTTCCAGTTGTAGAAGGTCGGGATGTTCTCGAAGTGGTTCCATGCGCAGACCGCGCTGGACCCATCACCCCTGGACGTCTCCTCCCGGCGTGAGCGTGCCTCCGCGGCCTCTTCGAGCAGCGCGGTCAGTCCGGCACCTGCGCTCCGCACCCGCTCGGCCACCGAGTCGTTCGTCGTCTCGGCGGCGTCATCCGGCTGCCGAGCGTTGGTGATCTCGGGCATGGTGCAGCACTCCCTCCAGTAGGCGGATCTTGCTGTTGCGGCAGTGGTTCGTCTCCGTACCATCGAAACGCCCGTGCTCGAAGTATCGGTTGGCCGCGTGCGCGCCACCGCAGAACTCGAAGTACGGACACCGGTCACGGCACGCCTCCACGCCCGCGAGAAACTCACCGATCCACGGGGTCGACGTCGCGTCCGCAAGGATGTGGTCGAGCCCGCGCTCGAGCACGTTGCCGCTGACGAAGTCGCCGTACCGCGGATCGGAGAAGCCCGCCAGCTCCGGCGAGAGCAGCACCACCGAGCCGTCGTGCGCGATCGTGGGGATCGGGTCCAGCTCGCGCGGCAGCAGCGCGCCCGCGGTGCCGTCCAGCACCGCCGCGGCGTACCGCAGGGACAGCTCGATCTCCCGCAGGTGGATGCGCGGGTCCCGGCGCCAGGCCGCGCACAGCTCCGCCCAGAACGCGGTGACGGCCTCGGCCGGGAAGCCGTTGTCCCGCTTGTTCACGCCCTCCTGCTCCTCGACGTTGATGCCGAGCACGTCGCAGCCGAGGGCGAGGAAGTAGTCGTAGAGCTCGGTGGCCAGCCCGGGGTGCGGCTCACCGACCACGCAGAGCGCCGAATAGGGGATGCCGTGCCGGCGCAGCGTCTCGACGCCACGGGCGATCCGGTCATACGCCGGGCGGCCGCCCCGGGTGACCCGCTCGCCGTTGCGCTCGCGCGGCCCGTCCACGCTCACGCTGACCCGCATGTCGTGCGCCGTGAAGAACTCGCACCAGGCGTCGTCGATCAGCGTCGCGTTCGTCTGCACGTGGTGCTCGACCTCGGGCCCGAACGGCGCCATCAGCGCGGCCAGCGCGTCCCGCCCGGCCGCGAGCGGCTCACCGCCGTGCCAGACGACGGAGAAGCGGGTCTCCCGCGCCCACGCGTTGACCGGCTCGGCCACCGCCTCCGCGACCGCGACCGGCATCCGCTTGTCGATCGCGCGAAACGGCAGGTAGCAGTAGCTGCAGTCGAGATTGCAGAGAGTCGTCGGCTGCATCACCACATATGCCGGGACGGTGGCGATGCCGCGCATCCCCGAATCGGCCACCGCACCTCCTCCACCGGCCCGCGCGCTCAGGTGAACAGCGGGTATGCCGTTTCAGGCTAGGCGGACACGTCCAGTCGGGTGAAGCCCCAATCATGCATCCCGATGTTGATCTTGGTGTTCCGCCCGAACCTTTCACAAGCTTTGACGTTCCCACGCCCGGCGTGGTTGCGGTCCGCACGCTCCCGCGGGCACCGGTCGTCGCTGGCGCTCCTCCCTTCCGGTCCCGTCGCGGGTCACCACGACCCAACCCCAGCGGTGCGGCGCCGCTTCCGGCGTGAGGCACTGCGGCACCCGTGATCGGGGCCCGACGCGCTCGACCGGGCTCAAGTCGATCGCGCCGCACGACGCCGATCCGGGAGAACGCATTCCGGTGCCGGCGGCCGCGACGGGAGGAAGCGTGGATCTTGGCAAAGATCGCATCGAGATCAGCTGGATAAGCAGGGCGGTGCTGGTGGCCCCCTGCCGGTTTCGTCGCCGGTCACGAAGAGGTCGGGTCGCACCCACCTCGGCAGGCTCTGGCCCGCTGGCTTTGTTCGCAGCGCCTGCGGCGCGTCGTCGGCCAGCCGCCTGCGCGGCCATGATCGTCAGTCCGGAGCTGGATGACCGCGCTCGGACACCGCCGCCGGTCGCCTTACAGCGACGGGCAACAGACCGCGGCTGGCGTGAGCACTTTCATGATCGAGGCGTCCCCGAAGTGGTTCTAGCGACTTCGGGGACGCCTCGATCATGGATGCGTGGCCGGAGTCGATCACGCGAAGCCCACTAGTGATACGCGAAGCACCGTATGGGGACCTCATACGGTGCTTCGCGTATCACTAGTCAAGATGTGTCCTGACAGCCGCACCGCTTTAGTGCGATATTTCGGGCGTGAGGGCTGCGCAGCGTGCGGCGTTCCACATAGCGGTGATGGTTTCCCGCCATGCGGCGGATCTACCGGCCTGGTGACATTTCCGGTGCGGCTGGTGACGTGGTGGGTGCGGAGTTGTCCAGATGCCTTGCGGCCGTTGAGGCCTCGATGCCGGCAACGCGGTGGACCGGCCGGAAGCCACACCGGTGCGCACCATGGGGTTCGTGGTGACCAGCGACGCGGCCGGTCCCCGCGGGAGCATGCCCGGGGCGCCCACGCCGGAAGCGGGAAGATCTGGGTATGAAAGAAGCCGCGCGGGCCGGAAAGCGGCCCGCGCGGCTTCACGTAAGACCAGAATCAGCCGCGGGTGTGCTGGCCGATCATCTGCACCGTGCCGGTGCCCTCGATGATCTCGCCGGCGTGCCAGGCGTCGACGCCGCGGCCGGCCAGGAACGCGAGCGCGCGGTCGGCGTCGGCGGCCGAGACGACGGCGAACATGCCGACGCCCATGTTGAACGTCGACTCCATCTCCGGGTCCTCGATCCGGCCCTTGGCCTGAACCAGCTCGAAGATCGACTGCGGCTTCCAGGTGGAGCGGTTGACCACCGCGTCGACGTGATCGGGAAGGACGCGGACCAGGTTGCCGGGGATGCCGCCGCCGGTGACGTGCGCGAGCGCGCGCACCTCGCACTCGGCGATCATGCCCAGGCAGTCCTTGGCATAGATCTTGGTGGGGGTGAGCAGCTCCTCGCCGAGCGTGCGCTGGCGGCCGAACTCCTCGACGACCGTCTCCAGGCGCATGCGGCCGGCGCCGAGCAGCACGTGGCGGACCAGCGAGTAGCCGTTGGAGTGCAGGCCGGACGAGCGCATCGCGATCACGACGTCGCCGACCTCGACGCGGTCCCGGCCGAGGAGGTCGGCCTCCTCGACGACGCCGACGCCGGTGGCGGACAGGTCGTACTCGTCCGGGCGGAGCACGCCCGGGTGCTCGGCGGTCTCGCCACCGAGCAGCGCGCAGCCGGCGTAGCGGCAGCCGTCCGCGATACCGGCGCCGATCTCCGCGACCTTCTCCGGCTCGACCTCGCCGCAGGCGATGTAGTCGAGCAGGAACAGCGGCTCAGCACCGCAGGCGACCAGGTCGTCGACGACCATGGCGACCAGATCGATGCCGACCGTGTCGTGGATGTTCAGCTGCTGGGCGATGACCAGCTTGGTGCCCACGCCGTCGGTGGAGGAGGCGAGGATCGGGTTCTTGTACTTCTTGGCGTCCAGCCGGAACAGGCCCGCGAAGCCGCCCAGGTCACCCATGACCTCGGGACGGGACGCGCGGCGCACCTTGTTCTTCAGCAGCTCGACGGCGCGTTCACCGGCGTGGATGGAGACGCCGGCGTCCGCGTACGTGACCGTGCGCTTTCCCCTGTTCCGGCCGGCACCGGCCTGCCACGGCTGCCGGTCACCATCCGCCGCGTCGTTGGATCGCTCGGTCACGTGCGTCACGTTTCTCCCCTTGTGCTCTCGCGTCAGGCCGGGCGTGCCGCTCTGCGCGCTTGTCTGGCCGTACGGCCGCGACGTCACGGTTCTCGTGGGTCGCGGCGTGCCGGGCCTAAGAATGATGCGGCTTGTCCCCGCCACCGGGCGAGGCGACCAGGTCCGCCTCGTCGTTCTCCAGCTCGTGGTCGGGGCTCGGCCCCGGCGCTCCGCCCTCCGCGACCTGTGCGGGCACGGACGGCATGCCGACGGACACCCGGCGGCCGACGCCCTCGAGCACGTGCTTGCCGATCATGTCGTCGGCCGGCAGCGCGATCGGGTACTCCCCGTCGAAGCAGGCCCGGCAGAGCCGGGTCTTCGGCTGCTCGGTGGCGGAGATCAGGCCCGCCAGCGAGATGTAGCCGAGGGAATCCGCGCCGATCGCGCGCCGGATGCCCTCCGTGTCCAGACCGTTGGCGATCAGCTCCGCGCGGGTGGCGAAGTCGATGCCGTAGAAGCAGGGCCAGCGGACCGGCGGCGACGAGATGCGCACGTGGACCTCGAGCGCGCCGGACTCGCGCAGCATGCGCACGATGGCCCGCTGGGTGTTGCCGCGGACGATCGAGTCGTCGACCACGACGATCCGCTTGCCGCGCACGTTCTCCCGGAGCGGGTTCAGCTTGAGGCGGATGCCGATCTGCCGGATGGTCTGCGACGGCTGGATGAAGGTCCGGCCGACGTAGGCGTTCTTCAGCAGACCCTGGCCGTAGGTGATGCCGGAGGCCTCGGCGTAACCGATCGCGGCCGGCGTGCCGGACTCCGGCACCGGGATCACCAGGTCGGCCTCGACCGGGCTCTCCTTGGCCAGCTCGCGCCCGATCTGGACGCGGGCCGAGTAGATGTTCCGCCCGTTGATCGTGGTGTCGGGACGGGCAAGGTACACGTACTCGAAGAGGCAGCCCTTCGGGTCCGGCGTCGCGAAGCGCACCGAGCGCAGGCCGTCCTCGTCGATCGCGATCAGCTCGCCCGGCTCGACCTCGCGGACCACGCTGGCGCCGCAGATGTCCAGCGCCGCGGTCTCGCTCGCGACCACCCAGCCGCGCTCCAGCCGGCCGAGCACGAGCGGGCGCACGCCGGCGGCGTCACGTGCCGCGTACAGCGTGTTCTCGTCCATGAAGACGAAGCTGAAGGCGCCGCGCACGCGCGGCAGCACCTGCAGCGCGGCCTGCTCGACGGACAGGTCGGGGTACGACGCGAGCAGCGTGGTGACCAGCGACGTGTCCGTGGTCGAGCCGTCCGACCCGAGGTCCAGGCCGCGCTCGGTGACCTCACGGGCCAGCTCGGCCGTATTGACCAGGTTGCCGTTGTGCGCCAGCGCGATCGTGGTGCCGGACGTGGTTGCCTTGATCGTGGGCTGCGCGTTCTCCCAGTTGTTGCCGCCGGTGGTCGAGTAGCGCGCGTGGCCGACCGCGAGGTGGCCGCGCAGGCTCGCCAGCGTCGGCTC
Coding sequences within it:
- the amcB gene encoding cyclophane-forming radical SAM peptide maturase AmcB, translating into MRGIATVPAYVVMQPTTLCNLDCSYCYLPFRAIDKRMPVAVAEAVAEPVNAWARETRFSVVWHGGEPLAAGRDALAALMAPFGPEVEHHVQTNATLIDDAWCEFFTAHDMRVSVSVDGPRERNGERVTRGGRPAYDRIARGVETLRRHGIPYSALCVVGEPHPGLATELYDYFLALGCDVLGINVEEQEGVNKRDNGFPAEAVTAFWAELCAAWRRDPRIHLREIELSLRYAAAVLDGTAGALLPRELDPIPTIAHDGSVVLLSPELAGFSDPRYGDFVSGNVLERGLDHILADATSTPWIGEFLAGVEACRDRCPYFEFCGGAHAANRYFEHGRFDGTETNHCRNSKIRLLEGVLHHARDHQRSAAG
- the purM gene encoding phosphoribosylformylglycinamidine cyclo-ligase, whose translation is MTHVTERSNDAADGDRQPWQAGAGRNRGKRTVTYADAGVSIHAGERAVELLKNKVRRASRPEVMGDLGGFAGLFRLDAKKYKNPILASSTDGVGTKLVIAQQLNIHDTVGIDLVAMVVDDLVACGAEPLFLLDYIACGEVEPEKVAEIGAGIADGCRYAGCALLGGETAEHPGVLRPDEYDLSATGVGVVEEADLLGRDRVEVGDVVIAMRSSGLHSNGYSLVRHVLLGAGRMRLETVVEEFGRQRTLGEELLTPTKIYAKDCLGMIAECEVRALAHVTGGGIPGNLVRVLPDHVDAVVNRSTWKPQSIFELVQAKGRIEDPEMESTFNMGVGMFAVVSAADADRALAFLAGRGVDAWHAGEIIEGTGTVQMIGQHTRG
- the purF gene encoding amidophosphoribosyltransferase, which produces MPRGDGLLSHELDPQRPGPQDACGVFGVWAPGEEVAKLTYFGIYALQHRGQEAAGIAVSDGSGVVVYKDVGLVSQVFDEPTLASLRGHLAVGHARYSTTGGNNWENAQPTIKATTSGTTIALAHNGNLVNTAELAREVTERGLDLGSDGSTTDTSLVTTLLASYPDLSVEQAALQVLPRVRGAFSFVFMDENTLYAARDAAGVRPLVLGRLERGWVVASETAALDICGASVVREVEPGELIAIDEDGLRSVRFATPDPKGCLFEYVYLARPDTTINGRNIYSARVQIGRELAKESPVEADLVIPVPESGTPAAIGYAEASGITYGQGLLKNAYVGRTFIQPSQTIRQIGIRLKLNPLRENVRGKRIVVVDDSIVRGNTQRAIVRMLRESGALEVHVRISSPPVRWPCFYGIDFATRAELIANGLDTEGIRRAIGADSLGYISLAGLISATEQPKTRLCRACFDGEYPIALPADDMIGKHVLEGVGRRVSVGMPSVPAQVAEGGAPGPSPDHELENDEADLVASPGGGDKPHHS